Proteins found in one Tamandua tetradactyla isolate mTamTet1 chromosome 3, mTamTet1.pri, whole genome shotgun sequence genomic segment:
- the YPEL5 gene encoding protein yippee-like 5, which translates to MGRIFLDHIGGTRLFSCANCDTILTNRSELISTRFTGATGRAFLFNKVVNLQYSEVQDRVMLTGRHMVRDVSCKNCNSKLGWIYEFATEDSQRYKEGRVILERALVRESEGFEEHVPSDNS; encoded by the exons atggGCAGAATTTTCCTTGATCATATTGGTGGTACTCGTCTGTTCTCTTGTGCAAACTGTGATACGATTCTGACCAACCGCTCAGAACTCATCTCCACTCGTTTCACAGGCGCCACTGGCAGAGCATTTCTTTTTAACAAG GTAGTTAACCTTCAATACAGTGAAGTTCAAGACCGGGTCATGCTCACTGGCCGCCACATGGTTCGAGATGTGAGCTGCAAAAACTGCAATAGCAAACTGGGTTGGATCTATGAGTTTGCAACTGAAGACAGCCAGCGTTATAAGGAAGGTCGTGTGATCCTGGAACGTGCTCTAGTTCGAGAGAGTGAGGGCTTTGAGGAGCATGTACCATCTGATAACTCttga